One segment of Dama dama isolate Ldn47 chromosome 15, ASM3311817v1, whole genome shotgun sequence DNA contains the following:
- the GGPS1 gene encoding geranylgeranyl pyrophosphate synthase isoform X2, which translates to MLHNASLLIDDIEDNSKLRRGFPVAHSIYGIPSVINSANYVYFLGLEKVLTLDHPDAVKLFTRQLLELHQGQGLDIYWRDNYTCPTEEEYKAMVLQKTGGLFGLAVGLMQLFSDYKEDLKPLLDTLGLFFQIRDDYANLHSKEYSENKSFCEDLTEGKFSFPTIHAIWSRPESTQVQNILRQRTENIDIKKYCVHYLENVGSFEYTRNTLKELESKAYKQIDARGGNPELVALIKHLSKMFKEENE; encoded by the coding sequence ATGTTGCATAATGCCAGTTTACTCATCGATGATATTGAAGACAACTCAAAACTCCGACGTGGCTTTCCAGTGGCACACAGTATCTATGGAATTCCATCTGTCATCAATTCTGCCAATTATGTATATTTTCTTGGCCTAGAGAAAGTCTTAACCCTCGATCACCCGGATGCAGTAAAGCTCTTTACCCGCCAGCTTTTAGAACTCCATCAGGGACAAGGCCTAGATATCTACTGGAGGGATAATTACACTTGTCCCACTGAAGAAGAATATAAAGCAATGGTGCTGCAAAAGACAGGTGGACTATTTGGATTAGCAGTAGGTCTCATGCAGTTGTTCTCTGATTACAAAGAAGATTTAAAACCACTACTTGATACACTTGGGCTCTTTTTCCAAATCAGGGATGATTACGCTAATCTACACTCCAAAGAATACAGTGAAAACAAAAGCTTTTGTGAAGATCTAACAGAGGGAAAGTTCTCATTCCCTACTATTCATGCTATCTGGTCGAGGCCGGAAAGCACCCAGGTGCAGAATATCTTGCGCCAGAGAACCGAAAacatagatattaaaaaatactgtGTACATTACCTTGAGAATGTAGGTTCCTTTGAATACACTCGGAATACTCTTAAAGAGCTTGAATCTAAAGCCTATAAACAAATTGATGCTCGTGGTGGGAACCCTGAGCTAGTAGCTCTAATAAAACACTTGAGTAAAATGTTCAAAGAAGAGAATGAATAA
- the GGPS1 gene encoding geranylgeranyl pyrophosphate synthase isoform X1 yields MEKTQETVQRILLEPYKYLLQLPGKQVRTKLSQAFNHWLKVPEDKLQIIIEVTEMLHNASLLIDDIEDNSKLRRGFPVAHSIYGIPSVINSANYVYFLGLEKVLTLDHPDAVKLFTRQLLELHQGQGLDIYWRDNYTCPTEEEYKAMVLQKTGGLFGLAVGLMQLFSDYKEDLKPLLDTLGLFFQIRDDYANLHSKEYSENKSFCEDLTEGKFSFPTIHAIWSRPESTQVQNILRQRTENIDIKKYCVHYLENVGSFEYTRNTLKELESKAYKQIDARGGNPELVALIKHLSKMFKEENE; encoded by the exons atggagaagactcaagaaaCGGTCCAACGAATTCTTCTAGAACCTTACAAGTACTTACTTCAGTTACCAG GTAAACAAGTAAGAACCAAACTGTCACAGGCGTTTAATCATTGGCTAAAAGTTCCAGAAGACAAGCTACAG ATCATCATTGAAGTGACAGAAATGTTGCATAATGCCAGTTTACTCATCGATGATATTGAAGACAACTCAAAACTCCGACGTGGCTTTCCAGTGGCACACAGTATCTATGGAATTCCATCTGTCATCAATTCTGCCAATTATGTATATTTTCTTGGCCTAGAGAAAGTCTTAACCCTCGATCACCCGGATGCAGTAAAGCTCTTTACCCGCCAGCTTTTAGAACTCCATCAGGGACAAGGCCTAGATATCTACTGGAGGGATAATTACACTTGTCCCACTGAAGAAGAATATAAAGCAATGGTGCTGCAAAAGACAGGTGGACTATTTGGATTAGCAGTAGGTCTCATGCAGTTGTTCTCTGATTACAAAGAAGATTTAAAACCACTACTTGATACACTTGGGCTCTTTTTCCAAATCAGGGATGATTACGCTAATCTACACTCCAAAGAATACAGTGAAAACAAAAGCTTTTGTGAAGATCTAACAGAGGGAAAGTTCTCATTCCCTACTATTCATGCTATCTGGTCGAGGCCGGAAAGCACCCAGGTGCAGAATATCTTGCGCCAGAGAACCGAAAacatagatattaaaaaatactgtGTACATTACCTTGAGAATGTAGGTTCCTTTGAATACACTCGGAATACTCTTAAAGAGCTTGAATCTAAAGCCTATAAACAAATTGATGCTCGTGGTGGGAACCCTGAGCTAGTAGCTCTAATAAAACACTTGAGTAAAATGTTCAAAGAAGAGAATGAATAA